The Papilio machaon chromosome 3, ilPapMach1.1, whole genome shotgun sequence genome window below encodes:
- the LOC106719573 gene encoding uncharacterized protein LOC106719573: MARITRIALDFALITAKAVKPAIGTAWQYAKIEMAPPLTVAYFAGRGGRKIEELASKTANNLIASLETMIRDMEAEKLRQIKLKEEAVKAAQEKLKEEARIAKEKAEKALSKSKVIKKRAIKVDTKPKVKKERRGKSKGEKGPKRRGKM, encoded by the coding sequence TAACTGCTAAAGCCGTCAAGCCTGCCATTGGTACAGCGTGGCAATATGCAAAAATAGAAATGGCACCGCCGTTAACTGTTGCATATTTTGCCGGACGAGGTGGTCGTAAAATAGAAGAGCTTGCATCCAAAACAGCAAATAACTTAATCGCTAGCTTAGAAACTATGATACGTGATATGGAAGCAGAAAAATTAAggcaaataaaacttaaggAGGAAGCTGTGAAAGCGGCACaagagaaattaaaagaagaagcCAGGATTGCAAAAGAAAAGGCTGAAAAAGCTCTGTCAAAATcaaaggtaattaaaaaaagagcgATAAAAGTTGATACCAAGCCAAAggttaaaaaagaaagaagagGAAAATCAAAAGGTGAAAAGGGGCCCAAACGAAGAGGCAAAATGTGA